From Toxorhynchites rutilus septentrionalis strain SRP chromosome 2, ASM2978413v1, whole genome shotgun sequence, a single genomic window includes:
- the LOC129765750 gene encoding uncharacterized protein LOC129765750: MDIEQKRSALIALFLAGKCQEDIVRELSALPVCRNFVHRTVKRYLETGSTKRRYGGGRQATVVTPAMVKIVKKRLKRNPRRSATKLAKDLKISDRSLRRILKDKVQSKPYKIQKVQDLSMKQKQERVKRAKALLKRAAEGRLKNIVFTDEKLFTVAQFVNKQNDRVWLPE; the protein is encoded by the coding sequence ATGGATATCGAACAGAAACGTAGTGCTTTAATTGCCTTGTTCCTAGCTGGGAAATGTCAGGAAGACATAGTTCGTGAGCTGTCCGCTTTACCTGTTTGCAGAAATTTTGTACACCGTACAGTTAAAAGATACCTGGAGACCGGAAGTACCAAAAGACGATATGGCGGGGGACGTCAAGCTACTGTGGTGACACCTGCCATGGTGAAGATCGTCAAGAAGCGCCTTAAAAGAAATCCTCGACGTAGTGCCACTAAATTGGCGAAGGATCTCAAAATATCGGATCGGAGTCTCCGTCGGATCCTGAAAGATAAAGTACAGTCCAAACCTTACAAGATCCAAAAGGTTCAAGACCTTTCGATGAAGCAAAAACAAGAACGGGTAAAAAGAGCGAAAGCGCTGCTGAAGAGGGCCGCGGAAGGAAGGTTGAAGAATATCGTGTTCACCGACGAGAAACTCTTCACCGTAGCGCAGTTCGTGAATAAGCAGAACGACAGAGTTTGGTTGCCAGAATGA